A window from Primulina huaijiensis isolate GDHJ02 chromosome 13, ASM1229523v2, whole genome shotgun sequence encodes these proteins:
- the LOC140991399 gene encoding F-box/kelch-repeat protein At1g55270-like: protein MDRVIQPPLVDTTACLCRVDAGLKTVVGAKKYVPGTKLCLRPDIKPSIHPSRQKPPRDRSRSQSPLLPGLPDDLAIACLIRVPRIEHCKLRLVCKRWYRLLTGNFFYSLRKNLGISEEWIYVLKRDKDGKISWLAFDPTYQLWQPLPPVPKEYSEALEFGCAVLSGCHLYLFGGKDPVKGCMRRVVFFSARTNKWHRAPDMLRRRHFFGSCVINNRLYVAGGENEGVHRSLRSAEVYDPNKNRWSFISDMSTAMVPFIGVVYEGKWFLKGLGSHRQVLSEVYEPETDSWYPVYDGMVSGWRNPSTTIDGHLYALDCKDGCRLRSYDKTTGSWTKHVDSKMHLGSSKALEAAALLPLNGKLCIIRNNMSITLVDVLKSDHGQAATAEHLWETISGKGHLKTLVTNFLSNLAGRNRLKNRIVHCQVLQA from the exons ATGGATAGGGTGATTCAGCCTCCCCTG GTAGATACAACAGCTTGCCTCTGTAGAGTAGATGCAGGTCTCAAAACAGTTGTCGGGGCTAAAAAGTATGTGCCAGGAACAAAGCTTTGTCTTCGACCTGACATTAAACCTTCCATTCACCCCTCCAGACAGAAGCCACCACGTGACCGAAGTAGGAGTCAATCCCCTCTGCTTCCTGGTCTTCCGGATGATCTTGCTATTGCTTGCTTGATCCGTGTCCCGAGAATCGAGCATTGCAAGCTTCGTCTAGTTTGCAAAAGATGGTATCGCCTTCTGACTGGAAATTTCTTTTACTCGCTTCGGAAAAATCTTGGAATTTCAGAGGAGTGGATTTATGTATTGAAAAGAGACAAAGATGGAAAAATATCATGGCTCGCCTTTGACCCAACATATCAGCTATGGCAGCCTCTCCCACCTGTGCCCAAAGAATATTCTGAAGCCCTTGAATTTGGATGTGCTGTACTTAGTGGTTGTCACCTTTATTTGTTTGGCGGGAAAGATCCAGTGAAGGGTTGCATGAGGAGAGTTGTCTTTTTCAGTGCTAGGACTAATAAATGGCATCGTGCCCCTGACATGCTTCGGAGACGACATTTCTTTGGCAGTTGTGTCATAAACAATCGGTTGTATGTAGCTGGTGGGGAGAATGAGGGGGTTCACAGGTCTCTAAGATCTGCTGAGGTTTATGATCCCAACAAGAATAGATGGTCTTTCATTTCTGATATGAGCACTGCAATGGTGCCTTTTATAGGGGTTGTTTACGAAGGGAAATGGTTCTTGAAAGGTCTTGGTTCTCACCGGCAAGTCCTTAGTGAGGTTTACGAACCTGAAACTGATAGTTGGTACCCGGTCTATGATGGAATGGTCTCAGGTTGGAGGAATCCTAGCACGACAATTGATGGACATCTCTATGCTTTAGATTGCAAAGATGGCTGCAGACTTCGATCGTACGATAAAACAACGGGTTCATGGACCAAGCATGTCGATAGTAAAATGCATTTGGGCAGCTCAAAGGCCTTAGAGGCTGCTGCTCTCCTTCCTCTTAATGGGAAATTGTGCATTATCCGAAATAACATGAGTATTACACTGGTTGATGTTTTGAAATCTGATCACGGTCAGGCAGCTACTGCTGAGCATTTATGGGAAACTATTTCTGGGAAAGGACATTTGAAAACTTTAGTCACCAATTTTTTGTCCAATCTTGCCGGTAGAAATCGGCTAAAAAATCGCATAGTTCATTGTCAGGTTCTCCAAGCTTGA